The genomic DNA TGCCGCTTCACCGGGATGCTCGGCCGGGACGAGGATTTCATCCTGTCGGTCTGGGTGCCGGCCACCACCCTCTGCCCCTGCTCCAAGGAAATCAGCGAAATCGGGGCCCACAACCAGCGGGCCGAGATCAACCTCAACGTCAAGTTCAGCGGATTCGTCTGGGTGGAGGACCTGATCGCCATGGTGGAATCCGGGGCCTCCAGCGAGGTGTTTGCCCTGCTCAAGCGACCGGATGAAAAATACGTTACCGAACAGGCATACCATAACCCGATGTTTGTCGAGGACGTGGTCCGCAAGGTGGCGGAACTGGGCCGGGACCACCCTGATATCCGCTGGTTTTCAGTGGGGGTGGAGAGCTTTGAATCGATCCACAAGCACAGCGCCTATGCCTACATCGACAGCGACGAGTTGTAATACAAGTACCGCGCCGCGGGTCATGAACAACGCCCCCGCCTTCCTGTTCAGCGCTCCCATAAAATCTGGTTGGCCTCCAGCGGGACCTTTGCATCCGGATGAAAGGGAACGACCCGGACCGTATAATCGGTTGCCGGCCGTTGGCCCCTGACCGTATGGGTATACATATAACCGTGCACAGCCCCGGTAAGGGGTTTGACCTTTGTCATCGGATAGATTTCAGCCCCATCTTCTCCCTGGGAATCCGCGTATAGTTCGACCTGTACCGCCTCCGGGTCGAGATCGTCAAGATAGACCTGGATGGTGAAGGTGGTGTCCTTGTCAACGGTCCTGCTTTCCAGGCGGCCGAAATGAATGCGGGACCAGTGCTGCTCAAGCGATGTTTTCCAGAGATTGATCTCCCGGGCGATCGTGGCGTCGGTGGTGCGCAGATTAACCGCGGCAGCCATTTCGAGATAATACTTTTCCGTATACTCCCGCACCATTCGATTAGCGGAAAAACGGGGGGTCAACCCGGCCATGCTGTGCCGCATGAGCTGCACCCAGCGTTTCGGGATCCCCCTGGCGTTACGTTGATAAAAGGCGGGAATAATCTCATTCTCCAGCAGGGCATACAGGTCATGAGCCTCTTTAGCGTCCCAGGCCGGATCATTATCATGCAGACCCCCGTCCCCCAATGACCAGCCCACCTCCGGGTTCCACGCCTCGGCCCACCAGCCGTCCAGTTCCGAGACGTTCAGGCCGCCGTTGACCAGTACCTTCATGCCGCTGGTGCCACAGGCCTCCCAGGGACGACGCGGGGTATTGATCCAGAGATCAACGCCCTGCACCAGGTGTTCCGCAACCAGCAGATCGTGGTCAACCAGGAAAACAACTCGCTGTTCCAGGTTAAACTCACGGATAAAACCGATCCAGGCATGGATCATCGCCTGTCCTTCATGGTCCTGCGGATGGGCCTTGCCGGCCAGGACCAGCTGTACCGGTCGGTCGCTGTCAACGAGCAGGCGCGCCAACCGTCGGGGTTCGTGCAGCAACAGATCAGGACGTTTGTATGAGGTAAAGCGGCGGGCAAAACCAAGGGTCAGAACATTCGGATCAAAAATCGTTTCCACTGCCGGCGGTCGAGGGAGCGCCGGACCGTGTAAATCCTGTTGCCGGGCCAGTCGCCGGCGCAACCAGGTGATCATGCCCAGACGGTTCCGGGTCCGCATTTCCCATAACCGCGCCTCAGGAACTTCCATGATCGCCGTTTCAAGGTCCTGCAGGTCCCCGCGCCAACGTTCCTTGCCGCAGGTCCCGGTCCACAGACGGTCGGATTCCCGGGAGTCCCAGCTCGGCACATGCACGCCGTTGGTAACATGGCCGACCGGCACTTCCCCGGTCGGCCAGCGTTGAAAGAGCGGTTGAAATATACCGCGGCTGACCCGGCCGTGCAGTTGGCTGACCCCGTTGACCGCGCCGCAACCATGCATGGCCAGCCAGGCCATATGAAAGGGTTCTTCGCTGTCTCTTCCCCGGGTGCCGGTTCGTCCCATGGCCAGCAGGTCATTGAACCGAATCCCGAGGTCTGCGGCATACTCGCCCAGGTATTGTTCGAACAACCAGGGAACAAAACGGTCAAAGCCGGCTTCCACCGGGGTATGGGTGGTAAACAGGTTGCCGGCCCGGGTGGCGGTCAAGGCCACGTCAAAGGGAACCTGGTGTTGGATCATGAAGAAACGGGCCCGTTCCAGAACGACAAGGGCCGCGTGCCCCTCGTTGAGATGACAGATTTCCGGGGTGATCCGCAGGGCCTGCAGGACACGGTAGCCGCCGATCCCCAGCACGATCTCCTGCTGCAGCCGCATTTCATCATTGCCGCCATAGAGTTCGCTGGTGATCCCCCGGTCGGCCGGACTGTTGAGCGGGTCGTTGCTGTCCAGGAGATAGAGGACAACCCGGCCCACCACTACCTGCCAGATACGCAGCCGCAGTATCCGGCCGGGTAACTCCACTTCCACGAAGAGCCATTCGCCCTCATGGTTACGTACCGGCCGGATGGGCAGTTCAGTGGGATCGTTGTAAGGGAAGAAGGCCAGTTGGTTGCCCTGGGCGTCCAGCCCCTGGCGAAAATATCCCTGCTGGTATAACAGACCGATACCGATGACGGGTATGCCGAGTTCACTGCTGGCCTTGAGATAATCAGCGGCCAGCACCCCGAGCCCGCCGGAGTAGATGGGCAGTGACTCGTCCAGGCCGAACTCCATGCTGAAATAGGCAATTGCGGACAAATCCGTCTTCGGCCGGGTCTGCTGGAACCAGGCCGGCCGTTGGTGGGCGGCACACTGTTCCCGGCGCAGTTTTCGCAGCAGGTCCGTAAAATCAGGGTCCGCGGCCAAGCGGAGCAGATATTTTCTACTGACCACCTGGAGAATAAGCCAGGGATTACGGGTAGTACTCCAGAGTTCGGGGTCGATCCGTTGCCACAGTTCATCCGCCGCATGGCACCAGGACCAGCGCAGGTCAAGGGCGAGTTCCTGCAGTTCGGCCAGTTCTTCCGGAAGATCGGCCGACGCCATGCTGTATGAGATCGTCATGAAAAGACTCCCCTGTCCCGCGGTTCACCGGTCAATCGTCCGCCGCTCCGGGCGGGACAACATAGGCGCCGGTTCCGGCATAGTGGGCCGCGGGCCCCAACTCCTCCTCGATCCGCAGCAACTGGTTGTATTTTTCCACCCGTTCACCCCGGGCCGGGGCCCCGGTCTTGAGGTGACCGGTATCCAGGGCCACGGTCATGTCGGCGATGAAACTGTCCACTGTTTCCCCGGAGCGATGCGAGACAAAGGCGCCCCAGCCGTGGTCACGCGCCATCCGGGTGGCGGCGATCGTCTCGGTCAGGGTGCCGATCTGGTTGAGCTTGATCAACACCGCGTTGGCCGCCCCCTCCTTGATGCCGCGGGCAATCAAATTCACATTGGTGCAGAACAGATCATCGCCGACCAGTTCCATGCGGCGGCCCAGCCGGCGCATGAGTATTTTCCAACCGTCCCAGTCATCCTGGGCCATCCCGTCTTCCAGCAGAACCAGCGGATAGGTATCTGCCAGTTTCTGGTAATAGGCGGCCATTGCCTCGGAGTCCAGCCTTGTCTCCTCGCTGCGCAGATGGTAGCGGCCGTCTTCGTGGAACTCGCTGGCCGCCGGATCGCAGGCAATGCCCACATCCCGGCCGGGCTTCAGGCCGGCGGCGGTAATCGCGGTGGTAATTAATTCAAAGGGCTCTTCATTGGAACGGACGTGGGGGGCAAAACCGCCCTCATCGCCCACCCCGACCGACAGGCCTTTTTTTTCAAGTATTGCCTGCAGGGCGTGGTATACCTCGCTTCCCCACTCAAGGGCCTGACGGAAACTGGAGGCGCCATAGGGCGCGATCATGTATTCCTGGAAATCAGCCCCCTGCCAGTGGGCATGGACACCGCCATTCAGGATGTTCATGTGGGGCACCGGCAAACGGGTCGCCCCTGGACCGCCGAGGTACTGAAACAATCGCAGCCCGCTGGCCCGGGCCGCGGACCGGGCCACGGCCAGTGACACCCCGAGCATGGCGTTGGCGCCCAGTCGAGCCTTGTTGGGGGTGCCGTCCAGCGTTATCATGACCTGATCGATCCGGGCCTGGCCGCGGACATCCATGCCCCGGATCTGTGGCGCTATTTTCTCGTTGACATTGGCCACGGCCTGCAACACCCCCTTGCCGCGAAACCGTTTAAGGTCGCCGTCGCGCAACTCCACGGCCTCACGGCTGCCGGTCGAGGCCCCGGAGGGCACGGCGGCCCGGGCCCGGGTTCCATCCCCAAGTTCACAATCCACCTCCACGGTCGGATTTCCACGGGAATCAAGAATTTCACGGGCCGTAATTGATTGAATGGCGAATCTGTTCTTCATCCTGTCCTCCCTTTTTTTGTGTCCCATGTCCCGGCCAGGGGTTTGCTTCAGCAATCATCGGGTGGTCTGCCAATGGAAAATTGTAACCGTTCAATACCATGGCCGGGCCATATTTGTCGGTCTCGCAACAACCTGCGAGACGGACGTGTATCATGTTGTAACTTATTGATTTTATTGGATGGCATTTGAAGCCTTTCGGGTTGTTACGAGGTCATCATATTTGCCCAGCCACAACGAAACAATGAAAGGCGTCACTCCGGCGGCCGGCACAGTGCTTGGTGACGACCTTCATATAAACAAGATCTCCATACTACACCTATCCGGCTCCACCCGAAAGCCCGATCCCGTGGATATCCATCCCTTACAGGCCAAAAAGGGTCTCGCCATGGTTGAGCGGCACCAGGCGATCCAGGAGACCCTGTTTCTCCAGCTCCCGGCGAACCTCGATCAACGGCAGATGAACGGGTTCGTCCCCCAGACGATATGATCCCCAGTGAACAATGAGCAGGCGTTCCGCGCCCAGTTCCTTAAAGGCTTGAACCGCCTCGGCCGGGTTCATGTGCGTGGGACCCATGAGCCAGCGGGGCTCATAGGCGCCAAGGTTGATAATCGCAAGGTCAATGGGAAATTGTTCGCCGATCTCACGGAAGCCATCAAAATAACCGGTATCTCCTGAAACATAAATCACCGGCCCGGTGGCGGTCTTGATCAGATAGGAACCCCATAACGACCGGTCGGGACCGGTCAGGGGATTACGCATGGTCCAGTGGTTGCAGGGCAGCAGCGTGATTTCCCGGTCCCCCTCTTCAAAAGTATCAAACCAATCCATCCGGATACGTTGTTTCATCTCAAGTTCATTAAAAGTTTCATCGTAGCCCAGCGGCGTGATCAGGTGGGTTTCTCTTGGCAATGAATTAAGTGTCGGTATATCCAGGTGGTCGTAATGACCATGGGTAATCAGAAGATGGTGTGGCCGGGGCATTTCCCCGATGTCAAAGGCCAGCGGGGTAAAATCCTTGATAAACCGGGAGGGGCTGAAAAAGGCGGGATCCACCAGGAGATATTTATCCTGGTCCTTGATCATTACGCTGGCATGCTTGAGAAAGGTGACGGAAAGCCCATTGTTTTGCCTTACAGGCTCCCAGTCTATGGAAACGGGAACAACGCGCTCGTCAGCGTACAGGGCCTTGAACCGGTTTCTGGAAAACAGTTTCCATTTTATCACCGGCCACGGGCTTCCCTGGGCCACCCCGGAGAAGGGGTTGCGGAACCGGCCGTTCGCATGATGAAGTTTTGCAAGGGCGATCTCCCTGAGGCTGAGCCCTTGGGTCTGGACAGGGGTAGAGTCCCCCCTTGCAGAGGCATGGGCGGACTTGATAAAGGACAACGGCAAACGACTTGACATGGCAGCCATTCTGCTCCGGCCGGGAAGTTTCCCAACAAGGCATGCCGGCCCCCCCCGGCGCCGGACATCCCGT from Desulfobacterales bacterium includes the following:
- a CDS encoding MBL fold metallo-hydrolase, whose protein sequence is MSSRLPLSFIKSAHASARGDSTPVQTQGLSLREIALAKLHHANGRFRNPFSGVAQGSPWPVIKWKLFSRNRFKALYADERVVPVSIDWEPVRQNNGLSVTFLKHASVMIKDQDKYLLVDPAFFSPSRFIKDFTPLAFDIGEMPRPHHLLITHGHYDHLDIPTLNSLPRETHLITPLGYDETFNELEMKQRIRMDWFDTFEEGDREITLLPCNHWTMRNPLTGPDRSLWGSYLIKTATGPVIYVSGDTGYFDGFREIGEQFPIDLAIINLGAYEPRWLMGPTHMNPAEAVQAFKELGAERLLIVHWGSYRLGDEPVHLPLIEVRRELEKQGLLDRLVPLNHGETLFGL
- the eno gene encoding phosphopyruvate hydratase, with translation MKNRFAIQSITAREILDSRGNPTVEVDCELGDGTRARAAVPSGASTGSREAVELRDGDLKRFRGKGVLQAVANVNEKIAPQIRGMDVRGQARIDQVMITLDGTPNKARLGANAMLGVSLAVARSAARASGLRLFQYLGGPGATRLPVPHMNILNGGVHAHWQGADFQEYMIAPYGASSFRQALEWGSEVYHALQAILEKKGLSVGVGDEGGFAPHVRSNEEPFELITTAITAAGLKPGRDVGIACDPAASEFHEDGRYHLRSEETRLDSEAMAAYYQKLADTYPLVLLEDGMAQDDWDGWKILMRRLGRRMELVGDDLFCTNVNLIARGIKEGAANAVLIKLNQIGTLTETIAATRMARDHGWGAFVSHRSGETVDSFIADMTVALDTGHLKTGAPARGERVEKYNQLLRIEEELGPAAHYAGTGAYVVPPGAADD
- the folE2 gene encoding GTP cyclohydrolase FolE2, which translates into the protein MKLNTVGIKDIRYPVKVREKSGGLQETVASINLHAKMPSRYRGTCVSTFISVLNKYQDDMNVDILRSLLSEVKAELQAEAAHIEMTFPYFIEKKAPVSMTPSLMEYTCRFTGMLGRDEDFILSVWVPATTLCPCSKEISEIGAHNQRAEINLNVKFSGFVWVEDLIAMVESGASSEVFALLKRPDEKYVTEQAYHNPMFVEDVVRKVAELGRDHPDIRWFSVGVESFESIHKHSAYAYIDSDEL
- the glgP gene encoding alpha-glucan family phosphorylase, with product MTISYSMASADLPEELAELQELALDLRWSWCHAADELWQRIDPELWSTTRNPWLILQVVSRKYLLRLAADPDFTDLLRKLRREQCAAHQRPAWFQQTRPKTDLSAIAYFSMEFGLDESLPIYSGGLGVLAADYLKASSELGIPVIGIGLLYQQGYFRQGLDAQGNQLAFFPYNDPTELPIRPVRNHEGEWLFVEVELPGRILRLRIWQVVVGRVVLYLLDSNDPLNSPADRGITSELYGGNDEMRLQQEIVLGIGGYRVLQALRITPEICHLNEGHAALVVLERARFFMIQHQVPFDVALTATRAGNLFTTHTPVEAGFDRFVPWLFEQYLGEYAADLGIRFNDLLAMGRTGTRGRDSEEPFHMAWLAMHGCGAVNGVSQLHGRVSRGIFQPLFQRWPTGEVPVGHVTNGVHVPSWDSRESDRLWTGTCGKERWRGDLQDLETAIMEVPEARLWEMRTRNRLGMITWLRRRLARQQDLHGPALPRPPAVETIFDPNVLTLGFARRFTSYKRPDLLLHEPRRLARLLVDSDRPVQLVLAGKAHPQDHEGQAMIHAWIGFIREFNLEQRVVFLVDHDLLVAEHLVQGVDLWINTPRRPWEACGTSGMKVLVNGGLNVSELDGWWAEAWNPEVGWSLGDGGLHDNDPAWDAKEAHDLYALLENEIIPAFYQRNARGIPKRWVQLMRHSMAGLTPRFSANRMVREYTEKYYLEMAAAVNLRTTDATIAREINLWKTSLEQHWSRIHFGRLESRTVDKDTTFTIQVYLDDLDPEAVQVELYADSQGEDGAEIYPMTKVKPLTGAVHGYMYTHTVRGQRPATDYTVRVVPFHPDAKVPLEANQILWER